One window from the genome of [Mycobacterium] stephanolepidis encodes:
- a CDS encoding sensor domain-containing protein, with product MQALRVQLTGLFIAGGLLAGCVVPGAANVGQGHVGSAAEILPDDAQMSSLLALRLHSDARVERLDLAAANAHSADTRTSSVECLGVASPSWGTTFAEAPVRQAIQQQWSTRWKIRGTGSGTTIEIQIVELDSPGSARTWFTNLEANWRHCQDKPFTTKGTGTGAVTNVEIKNVAGDRISSDFVHAVVTESTGPQHLAPRQTQRAAIQTSQYIIDVSVHGRSDTTSNKAQSVARLVKANATA from the coding sequence GTGCAAGCGCTACGAGTGCAGCTGACTGGCCTGTTCATCGCGGGCGGGTTGTTGGCCGGGTGTGTGGTTCCCGGCGCCGCAAATGTGGGTCAAGGACATGTTGGTTCTGCCGCCGAGATCCTGCCCGATGATGCCCAGATGTCTTCACTACTGGCGCTCCGGCTTCATTCGGATGCGCGCGTCGAAAGACTCGACCTCGCGGCAGCCAATGCCCACAGCGCCGATACCCGCACAAGTTCTGTCGAGTGCCTGGGCGTTGCCTCACCCAGTTGGGGCACCACATTCGCCGAAGCTCCGGTACGGCAGGCGATACAGCAGCAGTGGTCCACACGCTGGAAAATTCGGGGAACTGGTTCGGGAACGACGATAGAGATCCAGATTGTTGAGCTGGATTCTCCGGGCAGTGCCAGAACCTGGTTCACCAACCTGGAGGCCAACTGGCGCCATTGCCAGGACAAGCCGTTCACCACAAAAGGCACCGGGACCGGTGCGGTAACCAATGTGGAAATCAAAAATGTTGCAGGGGATCGTATTTCATCAGATTTTGTGCATGCGGTTGTCACCGAATCGACCGGACCGCAGCATCTGGCGCCACGCCAAACACAACGCGCTGCCATCCAAACATCGCAGTACATCATCGATGTATCGGTCCACGGACGCAGCGACACCACGAGCAACAAGGCTCAATCCGTGGCTCGGCTGGTCAAAGCCAACGCCACCGCATAA
- a CDS encoding aldo/keto reductase produces MQSCTVPKVRFHNGVDIPQLGLGVAAIPDDEAETIVRQALDAGYRHIDTATRYGNERGVGLGIARSGIPREDVFITTKLWVDDFSDVAAAFARSLDMLGTDYVDLFLIHWPAPDHGQYVTAWQQIVQLYLSGGIRAIGVSNFEPEHVHAIVDATGVLPVINQVELHPYFQQRKLRQFNSDREIVTEAWSPLAQGIGTTEDSPLAALAAKYNKTPAQLILRWHIELGHVVIPKTCSPSRLAENLQIFDFSFSPEDLDVFVQFDKPNGRLGTHPNEGFSAHHSARSRWHREQLARRAA; encoded by the coding sequence ATGCAATCATGCACTGTCCCGAAAGTTCGTTTCCACAATGGTGTGGACATCCCCCAGCTCGGGCTCGGCGTCGCCGCAATCCCCGATGATGAAGCGGAAACCATTGTCCGGCAAGCACTTGACGCCGGATACCGACATATCGACACCGCCACCAGATATGGCAATGAGCGAGGCGTCGGCCTGGGCATCGCCCGCTCGGGCATACCCCGCGAGGACGTCTTCATCACCACGAAGTTGTGGGTAGACGATTTCTCTGATGTCGCTGCCGCTTTCGCGCGCAGCCTTGACATGCTCGGAACCGACTACGTGGATTTGTTCCTGATCCATTGGCCCGCACCGGATCACGGGCAGTATGTCACTGCCTGGCAGCAGATCGTGCAGCTCTATCTGTCCGGCGGCATCCGTGCCATCGGGGTATCCAACTTCGAGCCCGAGCACGTTCACGCCATCGTCGACGCGACCGGCGTGCTACCAGTGATCAACCAAGTGGAGTTACACCCGTACTTCCAGCAGCGAAAGTTGCGGCAGTTCAACTCCGATCGGGAAATCGTCACCGAGGCATGGAGCCCCCTGGCTCAGGGAATCGGCACCACCGAGGACTCCCCACTGGCTGCGCTGGCCGCAAAGTACAACAAGACGCCCGCGCAGCTCATCCTGCGCTGGCATATCGAATTGGGACATGTGGTGATCCCCAAGACCTGCTCGCCGAGCCGGTTGGCGGAGAATCTTCAGATCTTCGATTTCAGTTTTTCCCCAGAGGATCTCGACGTTTTTGTTCAGTTCGATAAGCCCAACGGCCGGCTGGGGACACATCCCAACGAGGGATTTTCGGCGCACCATTCGGCGCGGAGCAGATGGCACCGGGAGCAGCTGGCCAGGCGCGCCGCCTAG
- a CDS encoding XdhC family protein produces MKNVLGDLIDLLEGGGAVAMARVVEVSGAAPREPGAAMLVTADSVVIGSLSGGCVEAAVIETARDVLATGLCVSERFGVDDGIAPGLTCGGEIEVVTESVGAEKLPLLRRLRGLIEAGEPVGLVSTLSGIPDWALVRPGDSAPWPQIDGTIASLVRAGRSAVAGADRCEPDQSARPRVFVQAFGAPPRMILAGANAFVRALSHTGSQLGYRVTVVDAREVFATSAQFPHAHEVVVDWPHRYLGAEVAAGRIDGRTVVCVLTHDPKFDVPMLAAALTTASVAFVGALGSRRTHTERVVRLREEGVTDDQLRRLRSPLGLDLNARTPEETAISIAAQIIAETSGGSGRALSDTEGPIHR; encoded by the coding sequence ATGAAGAACGTGCTCGGTGATCTGATCGACCTGCTCGAGGGCGGTGGCGCTGTCGCCATGGCTCGCGTCGTGGAGGTCAGCGGTGCGGCTCCGCGTGAGCCCGGCGCGGCGATGCTCGTGACGGCCGATTCGGTGGTCATCGGGTCGCTGTCCGGTGGATGTGTGGAGGCCGCGGTCATCGAGACCGCACGCGACGTCCTGGCGACAGGGCTGTGTGTCAGTGAGCGGTTCGGTGTCGACGACGGTATCGCCCCGGGTCTGACGTGCGGGGGCGAAATCGAAGTCGTCACCGAAAGTGTGGGCGCCGAGAAACTACCGCTGCTGCGCCGGTTGCGTGGTCTGATCGAGGCGGGGGAGCCGGTGGGGTTGGTGAGCACGCTGTCGGGGATTCCGGATTGGGCGCTGGTGCGGCCGGGTGATTCGGCGCCGTGGCCGCAGATCGACGGCACCATCGCGTCGTTGGTGCGGGCGGGACGCAGCGCGGTGGCGGGTGCCGATCGCTGTGAGCCGGATCAATCCGCGCGGCCGCGCGTGTTCGTGCAGGCGTTCGGAGCACCGCCGCGGATGATTCTGGCAGGGGCCAATGCCTTCGTGCGGGCCTTGAGCCACACGGGGAGCCAACTGGGTTACCGGGTGACGGTCGTCGATGCGCGTGAGGTGTTCGCGACGTCGGCACAGTTCCCGCACGCCCATGAGGTGGTGGTCGACTGGCCGCACCGATACCTGGGCGCCGAAGTGGCGGCCGGGCGCATCGACGGGCGCACCGTGGTGTGCGTGCTCACCCACGACCCGAAGTTCGATGTGCCGATGCTGGCGGCGGCACTGACGACAGCATCGGTGGCATTCGTCGGCGCGCTGGGCTCGCGCCGCACCCACACCGAGCGAGTGGTCCGCCTGCGTGAGGAAGGCGTCACCGACGACCAGCTGCGGCGGCTACGCAGCCCGCTGGGCCTGGACCTCAATGCCCGCACACCCGAGGAGACCGCGATATCCATTGCAGCGCAAATCATTGCAGAAACCTCGGGAGGATCAGGGCGGGCGCTGAGCGACACCGAGGGACCGATCCACCGGTGA
- a CDS encoding molybdopterin-dependent oxidoreductase, which yields MKVNGQIIDTSPRPGQCLRTFLREHGHTEVKKGCDAGDCGACTVLVDGASQHSCIVPAHRVSDAEILTVRGLGDEHDLHPMQRGFIGHAGFQCGFCTAGMVLTAATLTEDQTEDLGNALKGNLCRCTGYRPIRAAICGAAPPQGVVSAPAATRVVTGTEPYTMDQLPAGVGHIAVLGSPHPSARITRIDTEKARSLPGVRAVLCYRDDPGVPFSTARHHERTDDPDDTLIFDRVLRFAGQRVAAVVADSPTIAHRALEHIDIEYEVLPAIFDPELAQQPGAHIVHGDKGPGARIADPARNLVAEVHGEVGDVEAAVTRARESGAVVSGSWQTARVQHVHLETHGAVGWRDEHGRYVLRTSSQVPFLVRDELCHVFGLAREQVRVFAPRVGGGFGAKQEMLTEDLVLLAVRVTGAPAVYEFSRTDQFTIAPCRHPMRVNVTAAAGSDGVLTALAVDVLSDAGAYGNHSVGVMFHGCNESMAQYRCANKRVDAQAVYTNNIPSGAFRGYGLGQVLFGIESALDELARELGIDPFEFRRRNAIVPGDPFVSWEVEEDDLEFGSYGLDQCLDLAQDALARGGADPARNGSALSAEWKVGEGMAIAMIATVPPRGHVADARAELDEQGRYRITVGSAEFGNGTTTVHAQLAAAVLGCAPGQVDIHQADTDGVGHDTGAFGSAGTTVAGLAVHRAAELLRDKIIRFAAAKLAVPESRCVLGPDGVRIGEELLGLVDIAGSAPEPLAALGRHEGTPRSVAFNVQAFRVGVHPGTGTVRILQSIQTADAGVVINPQQCRGQVEGGVAQAIGSALYEEILVQDGFVSTTALRNYHIPRLVDLPDTEVYFADTYDALGPLGAKSMSESPYNPVAPALANAIRDAVGVRMHSLPMNAARVWQAIDASGAGVSS from the coding sequence GTGAAGGTCAACGGTCAGATCATCGACACCAGCCCCCGTCCCGGGCAGTGCCTGCGCACCTTCCTGCGCGAGCACGGCCACACCGAGGTCAAAAAGGGTTGCGACGCAGGTGATTGCGGTGCCTGCACGGTGCTGGTGGACGGGGCATCGCAACATTCGTGCATCGTGCCCGCACATCGCGTCAGCGATGCCGAGATCCTCACCGTGCGTGGCCTCGGGGACGAGCACGACCTGCATCCCATGCAGCGCGGCTTCATCGGCCATGCGGGATTCCAATGCGGATTCTGCACCGCCGGAATGGTGTTGACGGCGGCGACGCTCACCGAGGATCAGACCGAGGATCTGGGAAATGCGTTGAAAGGCAACCTGTGCCGGTGTACCGGATACCGGCCCATTCGCGCCGCCATCTGCGGTGCGGCGCCCCCGCAGGGGGTCGTCAGTGCCCCTGCAGCGACGAGAGTGGTGACCGGCACCGAGCCGTACACGATGGACCAGCTGCCTGCCGGGGTGGGACATATTGCGGTGCTGGGCAGCCCGCACCCGTCGGCCCGTATCACCCGGATCGACACCGAGAAGGCCCGCAGCCTGCCGGGGGTGCGCGCGGTGCTGTGTTATCGCGACGACCCCGGTGTGCCGTTCTCCACCGCACGCCATCACGAGCGCACCGACGACCCCGACGACACACTGATTTTCGACCGTGTACTGCGGTTCGCGGGACAGCGCGTCGCAGCGGTGGTGGCGGACTCGCCGACCATCGCGCACCGGGCGCTCGAGCACATCGACATCGAGTACGAGGTACTGCCGGCGATATTCGATCCGGAGCTGGCGCAGCAGCCCGGTGCGCACATCGTGCACGGGGACAAGGGGCCCGGCGCCAGGATCGCCGACCCCGCGCGCAATCTGGTCGCCGAGGTGCATGGTGAAGTCGGTGATGTCGAGGCCGCGGTGACCCGAGCCAGGGAATCGGGGGCGGTGGTCAGCGGCAGCTGGCAGACGGCGCGTGTGCAGCATGTGCACCTGGAAACTCACGGCGCGGTGGGCTGGCGGGACGAGCACGGGCGCTATGTGCTGCGCACCAGCAGCCAGGTCCCGTTCCTGGTGCGCGACGAGCTGTGTCACGTTTTCGGCCTTGCACGCGAACAGGTTCGGGTGTTCGCACCGCGCGTCGGTGGCGGGTTCGGCGCCAAACAGGAGATGCTCACCGAGGACTTGGTGCTACTGGCGGTGCGTGTCACCGGGGCGCCCGCGGTCTATGAGTTCAGCCGCACCGACCAATTCACCATCGCGCCGTGCCGTCACCCCATGCGGGTGAATGTGACCGCCGCGGCCGGATCCGACGGGGTGCTGACTGCCTTGGCCGTCGATGTGCTCTCCGATGCCGGGGCCTACGGCAACCACAGCGTCGGGGTGATGTTCCATGGCTGTAACGAGTCGATGGCCCAATACCGCTGTGCCAACAAGCGCGTCGATGCGCAGGCCGTGTACACCAACAACATTCCGTCTGGTGCGTTTCGGGGCTACGGGCTGGGGCAGGTGCTGTTCGGTATCGAATCGGCCCTTGATGAGCTGGCACGTGAACTCGGCATTGACCCGTTCGAGTTCCGGCGCCGCAACGCGATCGTCCCGGGAGACCCGTTTGTCAGCTGGGAAGTCGAGGAAGACGATCTGGAGTTCGGCAGCTACGGGCTGGACCAGTGTCTGGACCTCGCGCAGGACGCGCTGGCTCGCGGCGGCGCCGATCCGGCGCGTAACGGATCGGCCCTGTCTGCGGAGTGGAAGGTAGGGGAGGGCATGGCGATCGCCATGATCGCGACCGTGCCGCCGCGTGGGCATGTGGCCGATGCGCGCGCCGAGCTGGACGAGCAAGGGCGTTACCGGATTACCGTGGGTTCAGCCGAATTCGGCAACGGCACCACCACCGTGCACGCGCAGCTCGCGGCTGCGGTGCTGGGATGCGCTCCGGGCCAGGTCGACATTCACCAGGCCGATACCGACGGGGTGGGCCACGATACCGGCGCCTTCGGCTCGGCCGGCACCACCGTCGCGGGTCTGGCCGTGCACCGAGCGGCGGAGCTGTTGCGCGACAAGATTATCCGGTTTGCCGCGGCGAAGTTGGCGGTGCCGGAATCGCGGTGCGTGTTGGGACCCGACGGCGTGCGAATCGGCGAGGAGCTGCTGGGGCTGGTCGATATCGCCGGCTCGGCGCCGGAGCCGTTAGCCGCATTGGGCCGCCATGAGGGCACGCCCCGATCGGTCGCCTTCAACGTCCAGGCATTCCGCGTCGGTGTGCATCCGGGCACCGGCACCGTGCGCATCCTGCAGTCGATACAGACCGCCGACGCGGGGGTGGTCATCAACCCGCAGCAGTGCCGTGGCCAGGTGGAAGGCGGTGTCGCGCAGGCCATCGGTTCGGCGCTCTACGAAGAGATTCTGGTGCAGGACGGCTTTGTCAGCACCACAGCGCTGCGTAACTATCACATTCCGCGGCTGGTGGATCTGCCCGACACCGAGGTCTACTTCGCCGACACCTATGACGCGTTGGGGCCGCTGGGTGCCAAGTCGATGAGCGAGTCGCCGTACAACCCGGTGGCCCCCGCGCTGGCCAACGCGATCCGTGACGCCGTCGGGGTTCGGATGCACAGTCTGCCGATGAACGCGGCACGGGTGTGGCAGGCCATCGACGCATCCGGTGCGGGAGTGTCCTCATGA
- a CDS encoding FAD binding domain-containing protein has translation MDLHTIDSVLIPRDRADLGGLGTQDGVLAGGTWLMSQPQPGLRRLVDLAGMRWPDLVVTEDGLQVAATCSIERLVSASYPPEWQATVLFGQCARALLASFKIWRAATVGGNICLGLPAGAMISLCAALDAELLIWRRDGTDERCPVTDFVTDINTTTLRPGDVLRAITFPVAALTQPTALRKVAYSVLGRSGALVTGRLDGRDIVLGVSAATRRPIVLRVPAEPERVARAAAAIPGAQFHTDAHGTAEWRRAVTAQLAREVTDELAGGRP, from the coding sequence ATGGATTTGCACACCATCGACTCGGTGCTGATTCCGCGGGACCGCGCTGATCTGGGCGGTCTCGGGACGCAGGACGGCGTGCTGGCGGGCGGCACCTGGCTGATGAGTCAGCCGCAACCGGGGTTGCGGCGTTTGGTCGACCTCGCGGGCATGCGCTGGCCGGACTTGGTGGTGACCGAAGACGGCCTGCAGGTCGCGGCCACCTGCAGCATCGAACGACTGGTGAGTGCCTCATATCCACCCGAATGGCAGGCCACCGTCCTTTTCGGACAGTGCGCACGTGCCCTGCTGGCCTCCTTCAAGATCTGGCGCGCCGCGACAGTCGGCGGCAACATCTGCCTGGGCCTGCCCGCAGGGGCGATGATCTCGCTCTGCGCTGCCCTGGATGCCGAGCTACTCATCTGGCGCCGCGACGGAACCGACGAACGCTGCCCCGTTACCGACTTCGTGACCGATATCAACACGACGACATTGCGTCCCGGTGATGTGTTGCGTGCCATCACCTTTCCTGTCGCGGCGCTCACGCAACCGACAGCATTGCGCAAGGTCGCGTACTCGGTGCTGGGGCGCTCCGGTGCATTGGTGACCGGGCGCCTAGACGGCCGCGACATCGTGCTGGGGGTCTCGGCCGCAACGCGCAGGCCAATTGTGTTGCGGGTTCCCGCTGAACCGGAACGTGTCGCGCGGGCTGCGGCGGCAATCCCAGGTGCGCAGTTCCATACCGATGCTCACGGCACCGCGGAATGGCGGCGCGCGGTCACCGCCCAACTGGCCCGCGAGGTCACCGACGAGCTGGCCGGGGGCCGTCCGTGA
- a CDS encoding 8-oxoguanine deaminase, with translation MIENVFVATVDRDGRELDSATVVIDGNLIAAILHAGQQNPWQALPGIEHVDGRGCLLTPGLVNTHHHLYQWITRGLAADHTLFQWLSALYPVWEGIDADGLHVAAQGALSWLALSGCTTTTDHHYVFPSGAGDLLEAEIEAAREVGVRFDPTRGSMDLGQSAGGLPPDDLVESIDTALDASAAAVERWHDPAPGSMVRIGLAPCSPFSVTTELLRQTAVLARERGVRMHTHLAETQDETDYCAQRFGCSPLDYMDELGWLGPDVWFAHGIHFDDAAIARLAGTGTGIAHCPTSNGRLGAGIARTRELLAAGVPVGLGVDGAASNESGRMLEEAHQALLFARAVGGPTALSTRTALELATLGGARLLGRAAEIGSIEVGKYADLVLWDLRTLGHTGIDDPVAALVLGEVPPVKCSWVGGRPVVRDGQMLTVDTDRIAAAVQAAHHGLMGRVR, from the coding sequence TTGATCGAGAACGTATTCGTGGCCACCGTGGATCGCGACGGTCGTGAGCTCGACAGTGCGACTGTGGTCATCGACGGTAACCTGATCGCCGCGATACTGCACGCCGGTCAGCAGAACCCGTGGCAGGCGCTGCCGGGCATCGAACATGTGGATGGTCGCGGCTGTCTGCTCACACCCGGGCTGGTCAACACTCACCACCACCTTTATCAGTGGATCACCCGCGGGCTTGCCGCCGATCACACGCTCTTCCAATGGCTTAGCGCCCTGTACCCGGTGTGGGAGGGTATCGACGCCGATGGTCTGCATGTGGCGGCGCAGGGTGCGTTGAGCTGGCTGGCGTTGTCGGGATGTACCACCACCACCGATCACCACTACGTGTTCCCCTCGGGCGCAGGCGATCTGCTGGAAGCCGAGATCGAGGCGGCGCGGGAGGTCGGCGTGCGGTTCGACCCGACCCGCGGGTCGATGGACCTGGGGCAGTCGGCCGGCGGCCTGCCGCCCGATGATCTGGTGGAGTCGATCGACACCGCTCTGGATGCCAGCGCCGCGGCCGTCGAACGCTGGCATGACCCGGCACCGGGATCGATGGTGCGCATCGGGCTGGCCCCCTGCTCGCCGTTCTCGGTGACAACCGAGCTGTTGCGGCAGACGGCGGTCTTGGCCCGCGAGCGCGGTGTCCGGATGCATACTCACCTGGCCGAGACGCAGGACGAGACCGACTACTGCGCCCAGCGGTTTGGCTGCAGCCCCTTGGACTACATGGACGAGCTGGGCTGGCTGGGACCCGATGTGTGGTTCGCGCACGGTATTCACTTCGACGATGCCGCGATCGCCCGGCTGGCCGGCACGGGAACCGGCATTGCGCACTGCCCGACCTCCAACGGACGCTTGGGCGCCGGTATCGCCCGTACCCGGGAGCTGCTGGCGGCCGGGGTACCGGTGGGTCTGGGCGTGGACGGCGCTGCTTCCAATGAGTCGGGGCGGATGCTGGAGGAGGCGCACCAGGCGCTGCTGTTCGCCCGCGCGGTGGGAGGGCCCACGGCGCTGAGCACGCGCACCGCGCTGGAGCTGGCGACGTTGGGAGGGGCCCGCCTCCTTGGCCGTGCCGCCGAGATCGGTTCTATCGAGGTCGGTAAGTACGCCGACCTGGTGTTGTGGGACCTGCGCACGCTGGGACACACTGGAATCGATGATCCGGTGGCCGCATTGGTGCTGGGTGAGGTACCGCCCGTGAAATGTTCGTGGGTGGGCGGTCGACCCGTCGTCAGGGACGGGCAGATGCTGACGGTGGACACCGATCGGATCGCGGCCGCGGTGCAGGCGGCGCATCATGGATTGATGGGCAGGGTGCGCTGA
- a CDS encoding amidohydrolase family protein has translation MDPIAATVYRGHIFHIAGSPGIADAAAHLQSIPEGALAVGFDGVIAYCGTYTELPQAYSAWPVRDHRPGFLLPGFVDTHMHFPQTYCTDSYGGGQLLEWLQRCIFPAEARLADPVLAQHTAETFCRRRIAAGTTAAMVMGSAFPDAQEALFTATRTAGLRMVSGRGVQTTGPDSAAPLLTTTERAIQLCADEIERWHGGPLTDVALVPRFSLSVTPDTLTALGELYDGVRGSGVYFHSHLNENARPGTGEVDVTLSTFGVSSYLDTYDGHFLPGSRKGGSTLLGRRSILAHAVHCQDAELARMAETGSSIAHCPTSQLFLGSGTMPWRRTVESGVTIALGTDVGGGDEWLMTRVLNDCFKVHMSEPASAAVSLHPAELLFTATLAGARALDREETFGNLDKGKDADFLIIDPHRWEPLADTLSHGIRSDDEQLATEQLLFRLLMGLREPAISSVRVRGRDITGYLDRDR, from the coding sequence ATGGACCCGATTGCCGCCACCGTCTACCGCGGACATATCTTCCATATCGCGGGCTCCCCCGGTATCGCCGATGCCGCTGCGCACCTGCAGTCGATCCCCGAGGGCGCGCTGGCGGTCGGCTTCGACGGTGTGATCGCGTACTGCGGCACCTATACCGAACTGCCGCAGGCATACTCCGCGTGGCCGGTGCGCGATCATCGCCCCGGTTTCCTGCTTCCGGGCTTCGTCGACACGCACATGCACTTCCCGCAGACCTACTGCACCGATTCGTACGGCGGCGGCCAACTGCTGGAGTGGCTGCAGCGCTGCATCTTTCCTGCAGAGGCCCGTTTGGCCGATCCGGTGCTCGCCCAGCACACCGCCGAAACCTTTTGCCGGCGCCGCATCGCCGCCGGCACCACGGCCGCGATGGTGATGGGTTCGGCGTTCCCCGACGCGCAGGAGGCCTTGTTCACGGCGACGCGCACCGCGGGCCTGCGGATGGTCAGCGGACGCGGCGTGCAGACCACCGGGCCCGACAGCGCCGCGCCACTGCTCACCACCACTGAGCGCGCAATCCAGCTCTGTGCCGACGAAATCGAGCGCTGGCATGGCGGCCCGCTCACCGATGTGGCGCTGGTGCCCCGGTTCTCCTTGTCTGTCACGCCCGATACCCTCACGGCGCTCGGCGAGCTGTACGACGGGGTGCGCGGCAGCGGCGTCTACTTCCATTCCCACCTCAACGAGAACGCTCGGCCGGGCACCGGCGAGGTGGACGTCACTCTGTCCACGTTCGGGGTGAGCAGCTATCTGGATACCTACGACGGTCATTTCCTGCCCGGCTCTCGCAAGGGGGGCTCAACCCTGTTGGGCCGCAGGAGCATCCTGGCGCACGCCGTGCACTGCCAGGATGCCGAACTGGCGCGCATGGCCGAAACCGGTTCCTCCATAGCGCATTGCCCCACCTCGCAACTGTTCCTGGGCTCCGGAACGATGCCGTGGCGCCGGACCGTCGAGAGCGGAGTCACCATCGCTCTGGGCACCGATGTGGGCGGTGGCGATGAATGGCTGATGACGCGCGTGCTGAACGACTGCTTCAAAGTCCACATGTCGGAGCCGGCGTCGGCCGCGGTGTCCCTGCATCCCGCCGAGCTGTTGTTCACCGCCACCCTTGCCGGGGCCCGCGCGTTGGACCGCGAAGAAACGTTTGGCAACTTGGACAAAGGCAAGGACGCGGACTTCCTGATCATCGATCCGCACCGATGGGAACCGTTGGCCGACACCCTCTCCCATGGCATCCGATCTGACGATGAGCAGCTGGCCACCGAACAGTTGCTGTTCCGCCTCCTCATGGGGCTACGCGAACCGGCCATCAGCTCGGTGCGGGTGCGTGGGCGCGATATCACCGGCTACCTCGACCGCGACCGCTAG
- the pucL gene encoding factor-independent urate hydroxylase has protein sequence MAIVLGGNQYGKAENRVVRIYRDSPRHEIKDLNVGSALRGDFAAAYTDGDQRKVLPTDSQKQTIYAYAKEKGIETIERYGLDLAHHFVDEYEPVTGARIEIDEYAWERVVVDGREHDHSWVRKGQEVRTAEITVDGVGAAQRTWVIGGLKDLVVLKSTGSEFHDFLEDKYTVLQPTSDRVMATSLVAKWRFVGADIDWDETYLGVKRIILERFATVHSLALQQTLYEIGKAILESYPLIAEVRLSAPNKHHFVYDLSPFGLENPNEVFHADDRPYGLIQAIVARDDAPEAGPAWDPHLAWLV, from the coding sequence GTGGCAATCGTCCTCGGAGGCAATCAGTACGGCAAGGCCGAGAATCGGGTAGTCAGGATCTATCGCGACAGCCCGCGTCATGAGATCAAGGACCTCAACGTCGGCAGCGCGCTGCGTGGGGATTTCGCCGCCGCCTACACAGACGGCGATCAGCGCAAGGTGCTGCCCACCGACAGCCAGAAGCAGACCATCTATGCCTACGCCAAGGAGAAGGGCATAGAGACCATCGAGCGATACGGCCTGGACTTGGCGCACCACTTTGTGGACGAGTACGAACCGGTGACCGGTGCGCGCATCGAGATCGACGAATATGCCTGGGAGAGAGTTGTCGTCGACGGGCGCGAGCACGACCACAGCTGGGTTCGCAAGGGGCAGGAGGTGCGTACCGCGGAGATCACCGTCGACGGTGTGGGTGCGGCGCAGCGGACCTGGGTGATCGGTGGTCTCAAAGACCTGGTTGTGCTGAAGTCGACGGGTTCGGAGTTTCACGATTTCCTCGAGGACAAATACACGGTTCTGCAGCCCACCAGTGACCGGGTGATGGCCACCTCGCTGGTGGCCAAATGGCGCTTTGTCGGAGCCGATATCGACTGGGATGAGACGTATCTGGGGGTCAAGCGGATCATTCTGGAGCGCTTCGCCACCGTGCATTCGTTGGCTCTGCAGCAGACGCTGTACGAGATCGGCAAGGCGATCCTGGAGTCGTATCCGCTGATCGCCGAGGTTCGGCTCTCGGCGCCCAACAAGCACCACTTCGTCTACGACCTGTCGCCGTTTGGGCTGGAGAACCCCAACGAGGTTTTCCACGCCGACGACCGTCCGTACGGGCTCATCCAGGCCATCGTGGCGCGCGACGACGCTCCGGAGGCCGGGCCGGCCTGGGACCCGCATCTGGCCTGGCTGGTCTAG
- the uraH gene encoding hydroxyisourate hydrolase, producing MTGLSTHVLDAVSGRPARGVRVTLLDGAGTELAGSTTDSDGKIADLTGTVLAAGRYRLIFDTGTWFTDNGIEGFYPEVIISFQADGGGHLHVPLLLSPYAYSTYRGS from the coding sequence GTGACGGGTTTGAGTACCCATGTGCTGGACGCGGTATCGGGCCGACCGGCGCGGGGCGTGCGGGTGACGCTTCTGGACGGCGCGGGTACCGAGCTGGCCGGCAGCACAACAGATTCCGACGGCAAGATCGCCGACCTCACCGGCACGGTGCTGGCTGCTGGGCGGTATCGGCTGATCTTCGACACCGGCACCTGGTTCACCGACAACGGGATCGAGGGTTTCTACCCGGAAGTGATCATCAGTTTTCAGGCGGACGGTGGTGGGCATCTGCATGTCCCGTTGCTGCTGAGCCCGTACGCCTACTCCACCTATCGCGGCAGCTGA
- the uraD gene encoding 2-oxo-4-hydroxy-4-carboxy-5-ureidoimidazoline decarboxylase gives MRRVDWRGIESFNELSDGQAIHWLYECCASRIWAVRVAAGRPFRDEDALYHRADLILAELTDSDLDEALDGHPRIGERSDSAASRREQSGVTGADAAVLQRLRECNAEYEERFGYVYLVFANGRPAEELLAILQERLKNDPQHERRVMRMELGKINRSRLERMLGPAGRHADDVETEGGL, from the coding sequence ATGCGGCGCGTTGACTGGCGGGGGATCGAGAGCTTCAACGAACTCAGCGACGGCCAGGCGATCCACTGGCTCTACGAGTGCTGCGCGTCGCGGATATGGGCGGTGCGGGTCGCCGCAGGCCGGCCGTTCCGCGATGAAGATGCGCTGTATCACCGGGCGGACTTGATTCTGGCCGAGCTCACCGACTCGGACCTGGATGAGGCTCTGGACGGGCACCCGAGGATCGGGGAGCGATCCGATAGCGCGGCGTCGCGCCGGGAGCAGTCCGGCGTCACCGGTGCCGACGCCGCGGTGCTGCAGCGTCTGCGGGAATGCAATGCCGAGTATGAGGAGCGGTTCGGCTACGTGTACCTGGTCTTTGCCAATGGTAGGCCCGCCGAGGAGCTATTGGCGATCTTGCAGGAGCGGCTCAAGAACGACCCGCAGCACGAGCGCCGTGTGATGAGAATGGAATTGGGAAAGATCAATCGCAGCCGCCTGGAGCGGATGCTGGGTCCGGCGGGCAGGCATGCTGATGATGTCGAGACGGAAGGTGGATTGTGA